The following proteins are encoded in a genomic region of Dioscorea cayenensis subsp. rotundata cultivar TDr96_F1 chromosome 8, TDr96_F1_v2_PseudoChromosome.rev07_lg8_w22 25.fasta, whole genome shotgun sequence:
- the LOC120267057 gene encoding RNA-binding protein 24-A-like isoform X1 yields MAFHRPIPGPGSGSGLHFLNSPFGDTTFTKVFVGGLAWETQSDTLRRHFEQFGDILEAVVITDKNTGRSKGYGFVTFSDPESARRACVDPSPIIDGRRANCNLASLGRPRPPLPYSQVRSTGPYYGAIPVVRGAYVGSPSYNQPIPYNYQQGFAYPQYGYTSYGPEYVYPQNVYTPYTGQQYIQVYGIPGTINPTNYPISQMGHALPPGHGYAAVQGYTMPGHHLVQIAGPNVSGATAAPVPAIPAYHAGLAAGPFPAQPQFLGPAHSPQFTQGSGSDQTAS; encoded by the exons ATGGCTTTTCATCGCCCGATCCCTGGCCCGGGATCGGGCTCTGGGCTTCATTTCCTGAATTCTCCGTTCGGGGATACGACCTTCACCAAGGTGTTCGTCGGCGGGCTGGCTTGGGAGACGCAGAGCGACACGTTACGGCGGCACTTCGAGCAATTCGGAGATATCCTTGAGGCCGTCGTCATCACGGACAAGAACACCGGCCGGTCAAAAGGATATGGTTTT GTGACTTTCAGTGACCCTGAATCAGCAAGGAGAGCTTGTGTGGATCCCAGTCCCATCATTGATGGCCGCCGGGCGAATTGCAACTTGGCTTCATTGGGGAGACCTCGGCCCCCTCTTCCTTATT CACAAGTGAGGTCGACTGGCCCCTACTATGGAGCTATCCCGGTTGTGCGAGGTGCTTATGTTGGAAGCCCCTCTTATAATCAACCAATTCCTTACAACTATCAGCAAGGGTTTGCCTATCCACAATATGG GTACACATCATATGGTCCTGAATATGTTTATCCTCAA AATGTATATACCCCATATACTGGGCAACAATACATACAAGTGTATGGTATTCCTGGAACAATAAATCCGACAAACTACCCAATCAGCCAGATGGGTCATGCCCTCCCCCCTGGACATGGATATGCTGCAGTTCAGGGTTACACGATGCCAGGTCATCATCTTGTACAGATTGCCGGACCGAATGTTTCTGGGGCTACAGCTGCACCTGTGCCTGCAATTCCAGCTTATCATGCAG GGTTAGCAGCCGGGCCGTTTCCCGCTCAACCTCAGTTCCTAGGTCCTGCTCATTCACCCCAGTTCACCCAAGGCAGTGGTTCAGACCAAACAGCAAGTTGA
- the LOC120267057 gene encoding RNA-binding protein 24-like isoform X2, with translation MAFHRPIPGPGSGSGLHFLNSPFGDTTFTKVFVGGLAWETQSDTLRRHFEQFGDILEAVVITDKNTGRSKGYGFVTFSDPESARRACVDPSPIIDGRRANCNLASLGRPRPPLPYSQVRSTGPYYGAIPVVRGAYVGSPSYNQPIPYNYQQGFAYPQYGYTSYGPEYVYPQNVYTPYTGQQYIQVYGIPGTINPTNYPISQMGHALPPGHGYAAVQGYTMPGHHLVQIAGPNVSGATAAPVPAIPAYHAGKLSV, from the exons ATGGCTTTTCATCGCCCGATCCCTGGCCCGGGATCGGGCTCTGGGCTTCATTTCCTGAATTCTCCGTTCGGGGATACGACCTTCACCAAGGTGTTCGTCGGCGGGCTGGCTTGGGAGACGCAGAGCGACACGTTACGGCGGCACTTCGAGCAATTCGGAGATATCCTTGAGGCCGTCGTCATCACGGACAAGAACACCGGCCGGTCAAAAGGATATGGTTTT GTGACTTTCAGTGACCCTGAATCAGCAAGGAGAGCTTGTGTGGATCCCAGTCCCATCATTGATGGCCGCCGGGCGAATTGCAACTTGGCTTCATTGGGGAGACCTCGGCCCCCTCTTCCTTATT CACAAGTGAGGTCGACTGGCCCCTACTATGGAGCTATCCCGGTTGTGCGAGGTGCTTATGTTGGAAGCCCCTCTTATAATCAACCAATTCCTTACAACTATCAGCAAGGGTTTGCCTATCCACAATATGG GTACACATCATATGGTCCTGAATATGTTTATCCTCAA AATGTATATACCCCATATACTGGGCAACAATACATACAAGTGTATGGTATTCCTGGAACAATAAATCCGACAAACTACCCAATCAGCCAGATGGGTCATGCCCTCCCCCCTGGACATGGATATGCTGCAGTTCAGGGTTACACGATGCCAGGTCATCATCTTGTACAGATTGCCGGACCGAATGTTTCTGGGGCTACAGCTGCACCTGTGCCTGCAATTCCAGCTTATCATGCAGGCAAACTTTCTGTATAG